A section of the Mesobacillus jeotgali genome encodes:
- the mreBH gene encoding rod-share determining protein MreBH, giving the protein MLSTTEIGIDLGTANTLVYSKNKGVALNEPSVVAIDTETKNVLAVGKEAKEMIGKTPGKIVAIRPLKDGVIADFDVTTEMLKHIMKKAAKKGGFSLRKPDVVVCTPSGSTSVERRAIQDAVKNAGAKKVHLIEEPVAAAIGAGLPVDEPVANVVVDIGGGTTEVAIISYGGVVACHSIRIAGDRLDEDIIQYVRKEYNVLIGERTAEKIKMEIGYALVDHEELEMDIRGRDLVTGLPKTVTLNSYEIRDAIKESLLHIMEAIRATLEDCPAELSGDIVDRGVILSGGGALLNGMQDWLGSEMVVPVHIAPNPLESVAIGTGKALQYIHKLQPAVR; this is encoded by the coding sequence ATGTTATCTACTACAGAAATCGGAATTGATTTAGGTACTGCAAATACTCTTGTATATAGTAAAAATAAAGGAGTCGCCCTAAACGAACCTTCAGTTGTGGCGATTGATACTGAAACGAAAAATGTTCTTGCTGTCGGCAAGGAAGCGAAGGAAATGATCGGAAAGACACCTGGTAAAATTGTTGCCATTCGTCCACTAAAGGACGGGGTTATCGCCGATTTTGACGTAACTACCGAAATGCTTAAGCATATCATGAAGAAAGCTGCCAAAAAAGGCGGTTTTTCTCTTCGCAAGCCAGATGTCGTCGTTTGCACGCCTTCTGGATCAACAAGTGTAGAGCGCCGAGCGATTCAGGATGCAGTCAAAAACGCCGGAGCAAAAAAGGTGCATCTTATCGAGGAGCCTGTAGCAGCAGCTATTGGTGCTGGCCTGCCTGTTGATGAACCAGTGGCAAACGTTGTAGTGGATATTGGCGGAGGCACAACCGAGGTTGCAATCATCTCATACGGCGGCGTCGTTGCCTGCCACTCCATCCGAATTGCCGGCGACAGACTGGACGAGGATATCATCCAATATGTACGTAAAGAATACAATGTTCTGATTGGGGAAAGAACAGCTGAGAAAATCAAGATGGAGATTGGTTATGCGCTCGTAGACCATGAGGAATTGGAAATGGATATTCGCGGCCGCGACCTAGTTACAGGACTTCCAAAGACTGTAACACTCAATTCATATGAAATCAGGGATGCCATCAAGGAATCTCTTCTGCACATCATGGAAGCAATCCGTGCCACTTTAGAAGATTGCCCTGCCGAACTGAGCGGAGATATCGTCGACCGCGGCGTAATCCTTTCCGGAGGCGGCGCACTGCTTAACGGTATGCAGGACTGGCTGGGAAGCGAAATGGTAGTTCCTGTCCATATCGCTCCAAACCCGCTTGAATCTGTGGCAATCGGAACAGGCAAAGCATTGCAGTATATCCATAAGCTACAGCCAGCTGTAAGATAA
- the miaA gene encoding tRNA (adenosine(37)-N6)-dimethylallyltransferase MiaA translates to MDEKKKLIVLIGPTAVGKTKLSIELAKNFNGEIISGDSMQIYKGMDIGTAKITPEEMEGIRHHLIDVKEPEESFSTAEFQDLVREKIDEISTRGKMPMIVGGTGLYIQSAIYDYHFTDAPSDPGFRRKLEDEAEEKGLAFLHEKLDRIDPVSASRIHPNNVRRVIRALEIVHCTGKTAAELQSEQSPELLYDTALVGLMMEREQLYRRINLRVDLMLEQGLLEEVQYFYDKGLRECQSIQAIGYKELYDYFEDKVSLDEAIENLKQNSRRYAKRQLTWFRNKMNVEWFDMSESYDAEKKFAEISKFIEGKLKIKANT, encoded by the coding sequence TTGGATGAAAAAAAGAAATTGATTGTGTTAATTGGGCCGACAGCAGTTGGCAAAACAAAGCTAAGCATTGAACTTGCGAAAAATTTCAATGGTGAAATCATCAGTGGCGACTCCATGCAAATTTATAAAGGAATGGATATTGGCACCGCTAAAATCACTCCTGAGGAAATGGAAGGGATTCGTCACCATTTAATCGATGTGAAAGAGCCAGAAGAAAGCTTTTCGACCGCAGAATTCCAAGACCTGGTCAGGGAGAAGATCGATGAAATCAGTACGCGCGGAAAAATGCCGATGATAGTTGGCGGCACCGGTTTATATATTCAGTCCGCTATTTATGATTATCATTTTACTGACGCACCATCCGATCCTGGGTTTCGGCGTAAATTGGAAGATGAAGCAGAAGAAAAAGGCCTTGCTTTTTTACACGAAAAATTGGATAGGATCGATCCTGTGAGTGCATCAAGAATCCACCCCAATAATGTGCGCCGTGTTATCAGAGCACTTGAGATCGTACATTGTACTGGCAAAACTGCAGCAGAATTACAGTCAGAACAGTCACCTGAACTGTTGTATGATACGGCGTTGGTGGGGCTGATGATGGAGAGAGAGCAGCTTTATCGTCGAATCAACTTGCGTGTAGACCTAATGTTGGAACAAGGGCTGCTTGAAGAGGTCCAGTATTTTTACGATAAAGGATTGAGAGAGTGCCAATCCATCCAGGCAATAGGGTACAAAGAGCTGTATGACTACTTTGAAGACAAGGTTTCCCTTGATGAGGCAATTGAGAATTTGAAACAAAATTCCCGCAGATATGCAAAAAGGCAGCTAACATGGTTTCGAAACAAGATGAATGTGGAATGGTTTGATATGTCAGAGTCTTATGACGCTGAAAAAAAATTCGCTGAAATTTCCAAGTTCATTGAAGGAAAGCTCAAGATAAAAGCGAATACATAA
- the hfq gene encoding RNA chaperone Hfq — MKQVNIQDQYLNQLRKDNINVTVFLLNGFQLRGQIKGFDNFTVLFESEGKQQLVYKHAISTFAPQKNVQIDFEGQA, encoded by the coding sequence ATGAAACAAGTGAACATTCAAGACCAGTATTTAAACCAGTTACGCAAGGACAACATCAATGTGACCGTATTTTTGTTGAACGGATTTCAGCTGAGGGGACAAATTAAAGGATTTGATAACTTTACCGTCCTATTCGAATCAGAAGGAAAACAGCAGCTTGTTTATAAGCACGCCATTTCAACCTTTGCGCCGCAAAAAAATGTCCAGATTGATTTCGAAGGACAGGCTTAA
- the spoVK gene encoding stage V sporulation protein K, with amino-acid sequence MDQPLRKKNNGQISIVLNAQNRKALTKELPEPQLVPKSIPQEHAALKEIEEELGALVGMEEMKRMIKEIYAWIYVNKKREDMGLKAGKQALHMMFKGNPGTGKTTVARIIGKLFLKMNVLSKGHLIEAERADLVGEYIGHTAQKTRDLIKKAMGGILFIDEAYSLGRGGEKDFGKEAIDTLVKHMEDKQHEFILILAGYSREMDFFLTLNPGLHSRFPLVIDFPDYSIDQLMEIGQRMLKDREYSLSHEAERKLREHLVTVKSSLGAAAFSNGRYVRNVIEKSIRAQAMRLLMQNQYDRHELMTLRSNDLVFSDDLKGK; translated from the coding sequence TTGGACCAACCGCTTCGAAAGAAAAACAACGGTCAAATCAGCATTGTATTGAACGCCCAGAATAGAAAGGCGTTAACGAAGGAATTGCCTGAGCCGCAGCTGGTTCCAAAGTCAATTCCACAGGAGCACGCAGCTTTAAAGGAAATAGAGGAAGAGCTTGGAGCTCTTGTTGGTATGGAAGAAATGAAAAGGATGATTAAAGAAATCTATGCCTGGATCTATGTGAACAAAAAGCGGGAAGACATGGGCCTTAAAGCCGGAAAGCAAGCTCTTCACATGATGTTCAAAGGAAATCCAGGTACAGGGAAGACGACAGTCGCCAGGATTATCGGGAAGCTTTTCTTGAAGATGAATGTCCTCTCCAAAGGGCATTTGATCGAAGCAGAGAGAGCCGATCTTGTTGGTGAATATATTGGACACACCGCTCAAAAAACCCGGGATCTGATTAAAAAGGCAATGGGAGGGATTCTGTTCATTGATGAAGCCTATTCACTCGGCCGTGGAGGAGAGAAAGACTTTGGAAAAGAAGCGATTGATACATTAGTTAAGCATATGGAGGATAAGCAGCATGAATTTATCTTGATTCTGGCAGGCTATTCGAGGGAAATGGACTTTTTCTTGACTCTGAATCCCGGCCTTCATTCAAGATTTCCTCTGGTTATTGATTTTCCCGATTATTCCATAGATCAATTAATGGAAATCGGCCAGCGGATGCTGAAAGATAGAGAATATAGCCTGAGCCATGAGGCAGAACGGAAACTTAGAGAACATCTTGTAACAGTCAAATCATCGCTTGGGGCTGCCGCATTCTCGAATGGTCGTTATGTCAGGAACGTGATTGAGAAATCAATACGGGCACAGGCAATGCGGCTACTCATGCAAAATCAATATGACCGGCATGAACTGATGACTCTGCGAAGTAATGACCTGGTATTTTCAGATGATCTAAAAGGGAAATGA
- a CDS encoding glutaredoxin family protein yields the protein MNEITVYTTNTCPYCTMVKNFLDDKGISYKEVNVQQDPIAAQRLVNATGQMGVPQSNVNGNWVLGFDPNSIMSFLK from the coding sequence ATGAACGAAATTACAGTTTATACAACGAATACATGTCCTTACTGTACCATGGTCAAGAATTTCCTGGACGATAAAGGGATTTCGTATAAAGAAGTAAATGTTCAGCAAGATCCAATTGCGGCGCAGAGATTGGTCAATGCAACAGGTCAAATGGGAGTGCCGCAATCAAACGTGAATGGAAACTGGGTGCTGGGGTTTGATCCTAATTCCATTATGTCTTTCTTGAAATAA
- a CDS encoding STAS domain-containing protein, translating to MGYDYKYDIKGISFGWETENGKFTYEGEDAVLFWISSAMKTFFDTIEEISGEEASNLVFESTGFRQGLVVGQYFEKMKEVSVQEAAEMITNTYATAGWGLTIINDLDFETKTFTAFMKDSWEHKVNVAQGKEKGGNFLPAHYAGVFSGLFNTNIWYKITQHQLEGHEYSIIEYFPSDVTIADNIHQLARKKESEQIKKLESLVEEKTSELKALVHQLSSPIIPVLEGIVVVPLIGKYDEERADQLIINTLNRLPSYKASYLVLDLTGLDREIGPHAVSLIEKIGSAARLIGTKTILVGISSTLGIEITQSNINLAKFDCFQTLQHGIHYAIGQMGRKII from the coding sequence ATGGGGTATGACTACAAATATGATATTAAAGGTATTAGTTTTGGATGGGAAACTGAAAACGGCAAGTTCACATATGAAGGTGAGGATGCTGTACTATTTTGGATTTCTTCTGCAATGAAGACTTTTTTTGATACGATTGAAGAAATTTCTGGGGAAGAAGCTTCAAATCTTGTGTTCGAATCAACGGGATTCCGCCAGGGACTTGTGGTCGGTCAATATTTTGAAAAAATGAAAGAGGTCAGTGTCCAAGAAGCCGCTGAGATGATTACTAATACATATGCCACCGCCGGATGGGGCTTAACTATAATTAATGATCTTGATTTTGAAACGAAAACATTTACCGCATTTATGAAAGACAGTTGGGAACATAAGGTAAATGTAGCCCAGGGAAAAGAAAAAGGGGGCAATTTCCTGCCTGCACATTATGCAGGTGTGTTTTCTGGTCTATTCAATACGAATATTTGGTATAAAATAACCCAGCATCAATTGGAAGGACATGAATACAGCATCATTGAGTATTTTCCGTCCGACGTGACCATTGCTGACAACATTCATCAACTTGCCAGGAAGAAAGAGTCTGAGCAAATCAAGAAACTGGAATCCCTTGTCGAGGAGAAGACCTCAGAGTTAAAAGCATTGGTACATCAACTCTCTTCCCCAATCATACCCGTACTTGAAGGCATCGTCGTCGTCCCTCTGATTGGAAAGTATGACGAAGAGAGAGCGGACCAGCTCATCATTAACACGCTAAACCGACTTCCATCATATAAAGCAAGCTACCTTGTTCTCGATTTAACTGGGTTGGATCGGGAAATAGGACCACATGCGGTCAGCCTTATCGAGAAAATTGGGTCAGCTGCAAGGCTCATCGGCACAAAAACAATACTTGTCGGGATTTCATCCACATTGGGTATCGAAATTACTCAATCTAATATCAACCTGGCAAAATTCGATTGCTTCCAGACACTCCAGCATGGCATCCACTATGCAATTGGCCAGATGGGGAGAAAGATTATATAG
- a CDS encoding trimeric intracellular cation channel family protein, protein MTWEVLSMIGTVAFAISGAIIAMEEEYDIFGVYILGIVTAFGGGAIRNLLIGVPVSAIWDQGIFFNLALLSITIVFMFPRNLLKHWQRWGNFFDAIGLAAFAIQGAIYASNMGHPLSAVIVAAVLTGSGGGIIRDLLAGRKPLVLKAEIYAVWAVLAGLVIGMGMAEKAAELYGLFIVITALRVLSYTYKWHLPVRKLGVN, encoded by the coding sequence ATGACATGGGAAGTTCTCAGCATGATTGGAACAGTAGCATTTGCGATTAGCGGTGCCATCATTGCAATGGAAGAAGAGTATGATATCTTCGGAGTTTATATATTGGGCATCGTTACTGCCTTTGGGGGCGGAGCAATCCGTAACCTTCTCATTGGAGTCCCCGTTTCAGCGATATGGGACCAGGGCATATTTTTCAATTTAGCCTTACTTTCAATCACAATCGTTTTCATGTTTCCCCGTAATCTTTTAAAACACTGGCAGCGTTGGGGAAACTTTTTCGATGCCATCGGGCTAGCGGCCTTTGCAATCCAGGGAGCAATTTACGCTTCTAACATGGGGCATCCACTAAGCGCAGTAATTGTAGCCGCAGTTCTGACTGGAAGCGGCGGAGGAATCATCCGCGACCTGCTAGCAGGCAGAAAACCATTAGTGTTAAAAGCAGAAATCTATGCTGTATGGGCCGTTCTCGCCGGCCTTGTCATCGGAATGGGTATGGCTGAAAAAGCAGCGGAACTCTATGGACTATTTATTGTTATCACTGCACTTCGTGTTCTTTCCTACACATATAAATGGCATTTGCCCGTCCGCAAACTCGGAGTAAACTAA
- the hflX gene encoding GTPase HflX has protein sequence MEQDNVFEKVILVGCQTTEEDDLRFQYSMEELESLTETAKGNVLMQVAQKRPKIHPATYIGKGKVEELQALEEELEADLIIFNDELSPSQNRNLSASLQARIIDRTQLILDIFAQRARSKEGKLQVELAQLQYLLPRLGGQGIEMSRLGAGIGTRGPGETKLESDRRHIRRRIDDIKTQLSVIVQHRDRYRERRKKNKAFQIALVGYTNAGKSTLFNRLTEADSFEENQLFATLDPMTRKAILPSGFTALLTDTVGFIQDLPTTLIAAFRSTLEEVREADLLLHVVDMSNEDYFSHEQTVNKLLEDLEVHQIPQITVYNKRDIAHQDFVPNAQNETAFVSAFSEEDRKNLLLKIEKALIGMMEPFHVLVPSDEGKLLAQLKNETILRELAFDEEKQGYVCKGFSLEDHSITGQLKKFSL, from the coding sequence TTGGAACAGGATAATGTATTCGAAAAAGTCATTCTTGTAGGCTGCCAGACGACAGAAGAAGATGATCTTCGTTTTCAATACTCAATGGAGGAACTCGAATCGCTCACGGAAACTGCGAAGGGAAATGTCCTGATGCAGGTTGCCCAAAAGCGGCCCAAAATTCATCCGGCTACATACATAGGAAAAGGGAAGGTTGAAGAACTCCAGGCTCTTGAAGAGGAACTTGAGGCAGATCTCATCATATTCAATGATGAACTCTCGCCCAGTCAGAATCGGAATTTGTCAGCTAGCCTACAGGCGAGGATCATCGACAGGACACAGCTGATTCTTGATATTTTCGCGCAAAGGGCCAGATCGAAGGAGGGCAAGCTCCAGGTCGAGTTAGCCCAGCTCCAATACCTGCTCCCGCGTCTTGGCGGACAAGGGATAGAAATGTCACGGCTCGGTGCTGGCATAGGGACAAGGGGGCCTGGTGAAACAAAACTTGAATCAGACCGCCGCCATATCCGCAGACGAATCGATGATATTAAAACCCAGCTGTCAGTTATTGTACAGCACCGTGACCGATACAGAGAAAGAAGAAAAAAGAATAAAGCCTTCCAGATTGCGCTTGTAGGTTATACAAATGCAGGAAAATCAACATTGTTTAACCGTTTGACAGAAGCAGACTCATTTGAGGAAAATCAGCTCTTCGCAACGCTCGACCCTATGACCAGGAAAGCAATTTTACCGAGTGGGTTTACTGCGCTGCTGACAGATACTGTAGGATTCATTCAGGACTTGCCGACAACCTTGATTGCTGCATTCAGGTCCACACTTGAAGAGGTGCGTGAAGCTGATTTGCTGCTTCATGTTGTGGACATGTCGAATGAGGACTATTTTTCCCATGAACAGACAGTCAATAAGCTGCTGGAGGATTTGGAAGTCCACCAAATTCCCCAAATCACGGTTTACAATAAACGAGATATAGCACACCAGGATTTTGTGCCTAACGCCCAGAACGAAACGGCATTCGTAAGTGCATTCAGTGAGGAAGATCGAAAGAACCTGCTATTGAAAATAGAAAAGGCACTCATTGGAATGATGGAACCATTCCATGTGCTGGTACCGTCAGATGAAGGAAAACTTCTGGCGCAACTGAAAAATGAAACCATTCTTCGTGAGCTTGCTTTTGACGAAGAAAAACAGGGCTATGTATGCAAAGGTTTTTCTTTGGAGGACCATTCAATTACCGGACAACTGAAAAAGTTTTCTCTTTAA
- a CDS encoding methionine gamma-lyase family protein: MFTHLKNGHLLQTIVSEVEQQIAEVHKKIEERIDSNQFRVLQSFQKHRVSDSHFIPTTGYGYDDAGRETLEKIYAEVFGAEAGLVRPQIISGTHAISIALFGILRPGDELLYITGKPYDTLEEIVGIRGTGNGSLKEFGISYNTVNLAENREVDWNAVKAAIKPETKMIGIQRSKGYATRPSFTVEQIGEMVKFVKEIKSDVVVFVDNCYGEFVEDLEPCHVGADLMAGSLIKNPGGGIAKTGGYIVGKEPYVESCSYRMTSPGIGAEAGASLYSLQEMYQGFFMAPHTVAQALKGAVFTAAILDRIGMNSSPKWNAVRTDLIQSVQFDDREKMVAFCQAIQYASPVNSHVTAHPAYMPGYEDDVIMAAGTFIQGASIELTADGPIRPPYVAYVQGGLTYSHVKMAVLLAIDSLVEKGLIHLK, encoded by the coding sequence ATGTTTACACATTTGAAAAATGGACATTTGCTGCAAACGATTGTCAGTGAAGTGGAGCAGCAAATCGCCGAGGTGCACAAGAAAATAGAAGAAAGAATCGATAGTAATCAGTTCAGGGTGCTTCAAAGCTTCCAAAAACATCGTGTGAGTGACTCCCACTTTATCCCGACGACGGGATACGGGTATGATGATGCCGGTCGCGAGACACTTGAAAAAATATATGCAGAGGTATTCGGCGCAGAAGCAGGACTTGTGCGTCCGCAAATCATCTCAGGTACACATGCGATTTCAATTGCATTGTTCGGGATACTTCGCCCGGGAGACGAGCTTTTATATATCACAGGAAAACCTTATGACACGCTTGAAGAAATAGTAGGTATCCGAGGAACCGGGAATGGTTCCTTGAAAGAGTTTGGAATTTCTTATAATACTGTCAACCTGGCTGAAAATAGGGAGGTTGACTGGAATGCTGTAAAAGCGGCAATTAAGCCGGAAACGAAAATGATCGGCATCCAGCGCTCTAAAGGCTATGCAACACGGCCTTCTTTCACTGTGGAACAGATTGGCGAAATGGTCAAGTTTGTTAAAGAAATCAAATCAGACGTCGTTGTGTTCGTTGACAATTGCTATGGTGAATTTGTTGAGGATTTGGAGCCCTGCCATGTCGGAGCAGATCTGATGGCTGGTTCGTTGATTAAAAATCCAGGCGGAGGAATTGCAAAAACTGGCGGATACATTGTCGGCAAAGAACCTTATGTCGAGTCCTGTTCATACCGGATGACATCCCCTGGAATTGGTGCAGAGGCGGGCGCTTCTCTTTATTCTTTACAGGAAATGTATCAGGGCTTTTTCATGGCGCCCCATACTGTTGCACAGGCGTTAAAAGGTGCTGTGTTTACGGCTGCGATCCTTGACCGCATCGGAATGAATTCTTCTCCTAAATGGAATGCTGTGCGTACCGACCTGATCCAGTCTGTTCAATTCGATGACCGTGAAAAAATGGTTGCCTTTTGCCAGGCTATTCAATATGCTTCTCCAGTCAATTCTCATGTGACAGCGCATCCTGCCTACATGCCCGGTTATGAAGACGATGTCATAATGGCAGCTGGTACATTCATTCAGGGTGCAAGCATTGAGCTGACTGCTGACGGACCGATCAGGCCGCCATATGTTGCCTATGTACAGGGAGGGCTGACCTATTCGCATGTGAAGATGGCAGTGCTCCTCGCAATTGATTCTTTAGTTGAAAAAGGTTTAATCCATCTAAAATAG
- a CDS encoding MerR family transcriptional regulator — MGGSEIRRNMPLFSIGIVMQLTDLTARQIRYYEEHELISPARTEGNKRLFSLNDIDKLLEIKDLIDQGVNMAGIKKIFNVQQQAELSAAEKNQAEKTRRNLSDAELRKLLRKELLQAGRFNRSTDRGDMSRFFH; from the coding sequence ATGGGCGGAAGTGAAATTCGCCGTAATATGCCACTCTTCAGCATCGGTATTGTCATGCAGCTTACGGATTTAACCGCAAGACAAATTCGTTATTATGAAGAGCATGAATTGATTTCTCCGGCTAGAACGGAAGGAAACAAACGACTCTTTTCCTTGAACGATATAGACAAACTCCTTGAGATCAAAGACTTGATTGACCAGGGTGTAAACATGGCAGGCATCAAGAAAATCTTCAATGTTCAGCAACAGGCAGAATTAAGTGCTGCCGAGAAAAATCAGGCTGAAAAAACGAGGCGTAATCTTTCCGATGCGGAATTAAGAAAATTGCTTCGCAAAGAACTGCTCCAGGCAGGCCGCTTCAACCGATCTACGGACCGCGGAGACATGTCGAGGTTTTTTCATTAA
- the glnA gene encoding type I glutamate--ammonia ligase — protein sequence MAKTYTREDIIRLSKEENVKFIRLQFTDILGTIKNVEIPISQLEKALDNKMMFDGSSIEGFVRIEESDMYLIPDLDTWVIFPWTAEKGKVARLICDIKNADGTPFAGDPRGNLKRILKEMEELGFTNFNLGPEPEFFLFKLDANGEPTLELNDNGGYFDLAPTDLGENCRRDIVLELEEMGFEIEASHHEVAPGQHEIDFKYADALTACDQIQTFKLVVKTIARKHGLHATFMPKPLFGVNGSGMHCNMSLFRNGENSFYDPSDDKLELSETAYQFIAGTLKHASGFTAVTNPTVNSYKRLVPGYEAPCYVAWSAKNRSPLIRIPASRGLSTRVEVRSVDPAANPYLAMAVLLAAGLDGIKKKMTPPASVDRNIYVMNKEERVEEGIDDLPPTLAAALDQLKKDEVISAALGDHILEHFIEAKEIEWDMFRTQVHPWEREQYMSMY from the coding sequence ATGGCTAAAACGTACACTAGAGAAGATATTATTCGATTATCAAAAGAAGAAAACGTAAAATTCATTCGTTTGCAGTTCACTGACATTTTAGGAACAATCAAGAACGTTGAGATTCCAATCAGCCAGCTTGAAAAAGCTCTTGATAATAAAATGATGTTTGACGGCTCTTCAATTGAAGGCTTCGTTCGTATCGAAGAATCTGACATGTACCTGATCCCAGATTTGGATACATGGGTTATTTTCCCTTGGACAGCTGAGAAAGGCAAAGTTGCCCGATTGATTTGTGATATCAAAAATGCTGATGGCACACCATTTGCTGGTGACCCTCGCGGTAACCTGAAGCGCATCCTGAAGGAAATGGAAGAACTCGGTTTTACGAACTTCAATCTTGGGCCAGAACCTGAATTTTTCCTATTCAAGCTTGATGCAAATGGAGAGCCAACACTTGAATTGAACGACAATGGCGGATACTTTGACCTTGCGCCAACAGACCTTGGTGAAAACTGCCGCCGTGATATCGTCCTTGAACTTGAAGAGATGGGCTTTGAAATTGAAGCTTCTCACCATGAAGTTGCTCCTGGACAGCACGAAATCGACTTTAAATACGCAGATGCTCTGACTGCCTGCGACCAGATCCAAACATTCAAGCTTGTTGTAAAAACAATCGCGCGCAAACATGGCCTGCATGCGACATTCATGCCAAAGCCATTGTTCGGTGTGAACGGCTCAGGTATGCACTGCAACATGTCATTGTTCCGCAATGGCGAAAACTCATTCTATGACCCATCTGATGACAAACTGGAGCTTAGCGAAACAGCTTACCAGTTTATCGCTGGAACACTAAAGCACGCTTCTGGTTTCACTGCAGTAACTAACCCTACTGTAAACTCATATAAGCGTCTCGTTCCTGGCTATGAAGCACCTTGCTATGTGGCATGGTCTGCAAAGAATCGTTCACCATTGATCCGTATCCCTGCATCACGCGGCTTGAGCACACGTGTTGAGGTCCGAAGCGTTGACCCGGCAGCAAACCCTTATCTTGCTATGGCAGTCTTGCTTGCAGCAGGTCTGGATGGAATCAAGAAGAAAATGACTCCTCCAGCATCAGTAGACCGCAACATCTACGTGATGAACAAGGAAGAACGTGTAGAAGAAGGAATCGATGATCTGCCTCCAACACTTGCAGCTGCACTTGACCAGCTGAAAAAGGATGAAGTAATCAGCGCGGCACTTGGTGATCATATCCTTGAACACTTCATTGAAGCAAAAGAGATTGAATGGGATATGTTCCGCACTCAAGTTCATCCTTGGGAACGCGAACAGTATATGAGCATGTATTAA
- a CDS encoding phenylacetate--CoA ligase family protein: MILHEIETKSREFIEELQLQRLKRVVEKVAQRVPFYRERFEESNFSPEMLQTLGDLEALPFTEKQDLRNHYPFGLFAVPQNELVRVHASSGTSGKPTVVGYTQHDIDMWGEIVARCIALAGGEPGKFLHNAYGYGLFTGGLGLHYGSEKLGMVTVPVSGGNTQRQIMLIEDFKPEVICGTPSYILNIAETMEEMGKDPRNTSLKYGIFGAEPWSEEMRKTLEDKMGIKACDIYGLSEVIGPGVANECHDAQAGLHVAEDHFYVEVINPDTLKPVPDGEEGELVFTSLTKEAFPVIRYRTGDIASLTREKCSCGRTTVRMSRVKGRIDDMLIINGVNVFPSQIEHCLLTVPELAPHYQIQILQKRTLKVLELHVEMKEEFFTLIGEDPISDMVYQLEQSIQSLLKSQCLISMEVRVHRPKTIPRSEGKAVRIIDKTKEPIGT, translated from the coding sequence TTGATTTTACATGAAATCGAAACCAAGAGCCGTGAGTTTATTGAGGAACTCCAGCTGCAAAGACTTAAGAGGGTCGTAGAAAAGGTCGCTCAAAGAGTACCGTTTTACCGTGAAAGGTTCGAGGAGTCCAATTTTTCTCCTGAAATGCTGCAAACTTTAGGGGATTTGGAAGCGCTTCCTTTCACTGAAAAGCAAGATTTGCGGAATCACTATCCATTCGGATTATTCGCTGTCCCACAGAATGAACTCGTCAGGGTACATGCTTCTTCCGGAACTAGCGGAAAGCCGACGGTTGTAGGCTATACCCAGCATGATATCGATATGTGGGGAGAAATTGTAGCAAGATGTATTGCGCTTGCTGGCGGGGAACCAGGGAAGTTCCTCCATAACGCCTATGGATACGGTCTATTTACCGGGGGGCTTGGGCTGCACTATGGCAGTGAAAAGCTCGGTATGGTGACGGTACCGGTATCGGGCGGGAATACTCAGAGACAAATCATGTTGATTGAGGATTTTAAACCCGAAGTTATTTGCGGGACGCCTTCATACATTCTCAATATTGCTGAAACAATGGAGGAAATGGGCAAGGACCCTCGCAATACATCACTGAAATATGGAATTTTTGGAGCTGAACCTTGGTCTGAGGAAATGAGGAAGACACTGGAAGATAAAATGGGGATCAAAGCCTGTGATATCTATGGTTTGAGTGAAGTGATTGGGCCTGGTGTAGCGAATGAATGCCACGATGCACAGGCAGGCCTGCATGTTGCAGAAGATCATTTCTATGTTGAAGTGATCAATCCAGATACACTAAAGCCAGTACCAGATGGGGAAGAAGGAGAGCTTGTCTTCACCAGTCTTACCAAGGAAGCGTTTCCGGTCATCCGCTATCGGACCGGTGACATTGCATCCTTGACAAGGGAAAAATGCAGCTGTGGAAGAACGACGGTAAGAATGTCGCGTGTCAAAGGCAGAATCGATGACATGCTGATCATAAATGGGGTTAATGTTTTTCCTTCACAGATTGAACACTGTTTGCTGACGGTTCCTGAGCTTGCGCCTCATTATCAAATTCAGATTTTACAAAAGCGGACGTTAAAGGTCTTGGAGCTTCACGTTGAGATGAAGGAGGAATTCTTCACCTTGATTGGTGAGGATCCGATTTCTGACATGGTCTATCAGCTGGAACAAAGTATTCA